One region of bacterium genomic DNA includes:
- a CDS encoding L-fucokinase, translating to MTTTMAWDYLIVTASNDAQGTAYEQQLAHRQQLGLLPQFRNFMVVTDLEGKRIGSGGSTVLCIMRVLDREIEGRQGPLTGPADIEQILRRLRIMIIHAGGDSRRLPAYGPCGKIFIPVPGKLTSQLAPTLFDRLLPSFLALPAPQADAGQMLVLSGDALLLFNPRSVRMDLPGITALACYDTPEHSSKHGVFVPDGMSVKAYLQKPSPETQRALGAINASGQTALDVGIMSFDAAAILLLLKAFDVTQSSDGKFDWAPDSRRRILARSLDLYREICCALGTEATREHYVRSARDSGSTWDDDALAHIYEILHSMPFHLQVVPSCQFMHFGTTKQLITSGLELLTHDLGQAPARTTLSLNTKLTDQAEITGTNSWVEGCTLTAPLRLTGQNVIVGADITTPLSLPEKVCLDIVPGYDRQGTSVHFVRCYGIADTFKDSLEKGGTLCGLPLLIWLEAAGLPPEAVWASGVPLAYRSLWDARVFPAVKRHAEFMQWLWLFDIKHATPQQKLAYQQSDRYSAAEVAIMTNQDAFYARRKLNLDEPN from the coding sequence ATGACAACGACAATGGCCTGGGATTACTTGATTGTCACCGCTTCCAACGACGCGCAGGGCACAGCTTACGAGCAGCAGCTTGCACACCGCCAGCAACTGGGGCTATTGCCCCAATTCCGTAATTTCATGGTGGTGACCGATCTTGAAGGAAAACGAATTGGCAGTGGCGGCAGTACGGTTCTCTGTATCATGCGCGTTCTCGATCGTGAGATTGAAGGCCGACAGGGGCCCCTTACCGGCCCTGCCGATATCGAGCAAATCCTGCGCCGTCTGCGCATCATGATCATCCACGCCGGCGGGGATTCGCGCAGACTTCCCGCTTACGGGCCCTGCGGCAAAATCTTTATCCCGGTTCCCGGGAAACTCACGTCCCAACTCGCCCCCACCCTATTTGACCGACTTCTCCCGTCCTTTCTCGCACTCCCCGCACCTCAAGCGGATGCGGGGCAAATGCTCGTACTCTCGGGGGATGCCCTCCTGCTATTTAACCCCCGCTCAGTGCGAATGGATCTACCCGGAATTACTGCTCTCGCCTGCTATGATACCCCCGAACACTCCAGCAAACATGGAGTCTTTGTTCCGGACGGCATGAGCGTCAAAGCCTATCTTCAAAAACCCAGCCCCGAAACCCAACGGGCATTGGGCGCCATCAATGCATCCGGCCAAACGGCACTCGACGTGGGCATTATGAGTTTTGATGCCGCCGCCATACTCCTTCTTCTAAAAGCCTTCGACGTCACTCAAAGTTCCGACGGTAAATTTGATTGGGCTCCCGACAGCCGCCGGCGCATTCTGGCTCGAAGTCTGGATCTCTATCGAGAAATCTGCTGCGCGTTGGGCACAGAGGCTACCCGCGAACACTATGTCCGTAGCGCCCGGGACAGCGGCTCTACCTGGGACGATGATGCGTTAGCGCACATCTACGAGATTCTGCACTCCATGCCGTTCCACTTGCAGGTAGTCCCATCCTGCCAATTCATGCACTTCGGTACCACCAAACAACTCATTACCAGCGGACTCGAACTGCTTACACATGATCTAGGACAGGCTCCCGCCAGAACCACTCTGTCCTTAAACACAAAATTGACGGACCAGGCAGAAATTACGGGAACTAACTCCTGGGTGGAAGGCTGCACACTGACCGCCCCATTGAGGCTGACCGGCCAAAATGTCATCGTAGGGGCCGATATCACAACTCCGCTGTCCTTGCCAGAAAAGGTCTGTCTGGACATCGTGCCCGGTTATGACCGGCAGGGAACCAGCGTGCATTTCGTCCGGTGCTACGGCATCGCCGATACGTTCAAAGACAGCCTGGAAAAGGGAGGCACACTCTGCGGACTACCGTTACTCATCTGGCTTGAGGCAGCAGGACTCCCGCCTGAAGCCGTCTGGGCATCTGGAGTACCCCTAGCCTACCGCAGCCTCTGGGATGCCCGCGTTTTTCCTGCTGTCAAACGACATGCGGAATTCATGCAATGGTTATGGCTTTTCGATATCAAGCACGCCACCCCACAACAGAAGCTGGCTTATCAACAATCCGACCGCTACAGCGCGGCAGAAGTCGCCATAATGACCAATCAGGACGCCTTCTATGCGCGTCGAAAGCTCAACTTGGATGAACCAAATTAA
- the trpS gene encoding tryptophan--tRNA ligase, with protein MRILSGIQPSGKLHLGNYFGMMKPALALQQQGEAFLFIADYHALTSVADPQVLRQNVRDVALDFLACGLDTSRTVFFRQSDVSEVVELSWLLSIVTPMGLLERCHSYKDKIAKGIAASHALFSYPVLMAADILEVQATTVPVGRDQKQHVEVARDIAVKFNLQFGETFTIPEPVIRDDVAVVPGVDGQKMSKSYNNTIEIFGTEKDTKARVMRIVTDSTPLEQPKDPATCNVFALYKLFASDIERAELEARYRVGGFGYGTAKKALFEKLWTYFEPFRKRREELQKEPAYVDAVLKEGAERARIEARKTLSAARRAVGLE; from the coding sequence ATGAGAATTCTTTCGGGAATTCAACCTTCGGGTAAGCTGCATCTTGGTAATTACTTCGGGATGATGAAACCGGCCTTAGCTTTGCAACAGCAAGGGGAGGCATTTTTGTTCATTGCTGATTATCATGCTTTAACCTCGGTGGCCGATCCCCAGGTGTTGCGGCAGAATGTGCGTGATGTGGCGCTTGATTTCCTAGCCTGTGGCCTGGATACCAGTCGAACGGTTTTTTTTCGGCAAAGTGATGTGTCGGAAGTGGTTGAGTTGTCCTGGCTTCTGTCGATTGTGACCCCCATGGGTCTGTTGGAGCGGTGTCATTCTTACAAGGATAAGATTGCCAAGGGGATAGCGGCGTCGCATGCGCTCTTTTCCTACCCGGTGTTGATGGCGGCAGATATTCTGGAAGTGCAGGCCACTACGGTTCCTGTTGGGCGTGATCAGAAACAGCATGTGGAAGTGGCGCGTGATATTGCCGTGAAGTTCAACCTTCAGTTCGGTGAAACTTTTACCATTCCCGAACCCGTTATTCGTGACGATGTGGCCGTGGTACCCGGAGTGGATGGTCAGAAAATGTCGAAGTCGTATAACAATACGATCGAGATCTTTGGGACGGAAAAAGACACGAAGGCACGTGTCATGCGCATCGTGACAGATAGCACGCCGTTGGAGCAGCCCAAGGATCCCGCGACGTGCAATGTTTTTGCTTTGTACAAGTTATTTGCCTCGGACATTGAGCGGGCTGAGCTTGAGGCGCGTTACCGGGTGGGTGGGTTTGGATATGGCACTGCAAAAAAAGCGCTTTTTGAAAAGTTATGGACCTATTTTGAGCCCTTCCGTAAACGCCGTGAAGAGCTTCAGAAAGAGCCTGCCTATGTCGATGCTGTGTTGAAAGAGGGGGCGGAGCGGGCGCGTATTGAAGCCCGCAAGACATTGTCTGCCGCTCGCCGGGCAGTTGGTTTGGAATAG
- a CDS encoding segregation/condensation protein A — translation MTQIVVQDDYKVSLEVFEGPLDLLLYLIKKDEVDIYNIPIERVTKQYMEYLSLMKLLDLNIAGEFIVMAATLMMIKSRMLLPVDVRPDMEEEEEDPRWELVKQLVEYKKFKEAAAHLQHREYLQENVFALGSDAAAGVEEGPGIGLGDVSLFDLITAFNDALKKVKVEEFGEIHDERFTVTDKIEFVLGTLKAKGKVSFSTLFEKAASRNEIVCTFLAVLELIRLRQLMAQQDGDFGEIVIVTKVEV, via the coding sequence ATGACGCAAATTGTCGTGCAGGATGATTATAAGGTATCACTCGAAGTGTTCGAGGGGCCTCTTGACCTTCTTTTATATTTGATCAAGAAGGATGAAGTAGATATCTACAATATTCCCATTGAACGGGTGACCAAGCAGTACATGGAGTATCTCTCGCTCATGAAGCTGTTGGATCTCAATATTGCCGGCGAATTTATCGTCATGGCAGCGACATTGATGATGATCAAGAGCCGGATGTTGCTTCCGGTCGATGTGCGCCCGGACATGGAGGAGGAAGAGGAGGATCCCCGGTGGGAACTCGTTAAGCAGCTGGTGGAATATAAAAAGTTCAAGGAAGCGGCCGCCCACCTCCAGCATCGCGAATATTTGCAGGAAAATGTGTTTGCTTTGGGTAGTGACGCTGCGGCCGGGGTTGAAGAGGGACCGGGTATCGGACTGGGGGATGTCAGTTTATTTGATCTGATCACAGCCTTTAATGACGCGCTCAAGAAGGTCAAAGTTGAAGAGTTCGGCGAAATCCATGACGAGCGTTTTACGGTTACAGATAAGATAGAATTTGTTTTAGGAACTCTCAAAGCCAAAGGGAAGGTCAGTTTTTCGACTCTGTTTGAGAAAGCAGCCAGCCGGAATGAGATTGTTTGTACATTTCTGGCCGTTCTTGAATTGATTCGCTTGCGTCAGTTGATGGCGCAGCAAGATGGTGATTTTGGCGAGATCGTGATTGTGACGAAAGTGGAAGTTTAA
- the scpB gene encoding SMC-Scp complex subunit ScpB: MEAIQVELKQVLGAIIFAARQPMTVGAIRKLLQETAEINREEAGVYSSVKEAELKACLRQLQTECDTNKTGVHLVENADGFRFQSDPTGGPWVRHMLNVGKPTRLSRPALETLAIIAYRQPISRAELEAVRGVAVDHVIRMLMEMQLIKIVGRSELPGRPMLYGTTALFLEHFGLKEVKDLPGIAELSRMDAIRQKQDESTKDAAATVAPAVEVPGEEGTADVKAIDPTDSSDPTDDNDDDEEDEDDEEDEDEEESEDDDEEDDNEEDEEEEK, from the coding sequence ATGGAGGCAATACAGGTGGAATTAAAACAAGTCCTCGGAGCAATCATTTTTGCGGCACGTCAGCCCATGACTGTCGGGGCAATCCGAAAATTGTTGCAGGAAACGGCAGAAATCAACCGTGAAGAAGCGGGGGTCTACAGTTCTGTCAAAGAGGCGGAACTGAAGGCTTGCCTGCGGCAACTTCAGACAGAGTGTGACACCAACAAAACAGGCGTCCATTTGGTCGAGAATGCCGATGGGTTTCGTTTCCAGAGTGATCCCACGGGCGGGCCATGGGTTCGGCATATGTTGAATGTCGGAAAACCCACACGGCTGTCCCGCCCGGCTTTGGAAACGCTTGCCATTATTGCTTATCGACAGCCAATTTCCCGCGCCGAGTTGGAAGCGGTTCGTGGGGTTGCCGTAGACCATGTGATCCGGATGCTCATGGAAATGCAGTTGATCAAGATTGTGGGGCGTAGTGAGTTGCCAGGGCGTCCTATGCTTTACGGTACCACGGCACTATTCCTTGAGCATTTTGGGCTCAAGGAAGTTAAAGACCTTCCCGGCATTGCTGAATTGAGCCGGATGGATGCGATCCGCCAAAAGCAGGACGAGAGCACCAAGGATGCGGCCGCCACGGTCGCACCCGCCGTTGAGGTCCCTGGTGAAGAGGGCACAGCAGATGTCAAGGCGATCGATCCGACGGATTCGTCCGATCCGACGGATGACAATGACGACGACGAAGAAGATGAGGATGACGAAGAAGACGAAGACGAGGAGGAAAGCGAAGACGACGACGAAGAGGACGACAACGAAGAAGATGAAGAAGAGGAGAAATGA
- the pheA gene encoding prephenate dehydratase: protein MSLETVRKKIDNVDAKLVKLLNERTRYALEIGKLKKKDGKSIYVPAREKQVLARVSKLSRGPLGDKSVRAIYREIMSAALALEKNLKVAYMGPPSTFSHQAARSRFGGSVDYLSCETISDVFDAVEKQMADYGVVPVENSTEGAVTYTLDRMTETSLRICAELYLPVTQNLLSKVPRESIKKLYSHPQVLGQCRQWLQREMAGVDLIPVASTARGAELAAKEDGAGALASSLAAEIYGLNILESDVQDMSGNTTRFLVIGHSQNQPTGDDKTSLLFAVQHKAGALYGALESFKKFGLNLTKIESRPSRSKRWEYFFFVDIEGHAEDKQVKKGMQDLAKHCALLTVLGSYPKA, encoded by the coding sequence ATGAGCCTGGAAACAGTTCGAAAAAAAATCGACAATGTTGACGCGAAGCTTGTCAAGCTCCTGAATGAGCGGACTCGGTATGCGCTGGAGATTGGTAAGCTCAAAAAGAAAGACGGTAAGAGCATTTATGTGCCTGCCCGAGAAAAGCAAGTTTTGGCGCGCGTTTCAAAACTAAGTCGCGGCCCGCTTGGCGATAAGTCGGTTCGAGCCATTTATCGGGAAATCATGTCTGCCGCCCTTGCGCTTGAGAAGAATCTCAAGGTTGCCTATATGGGGCCGCCTTCCACTTTCTCGCACCAGGCTGCCCGTAGCCGATTCGGGGGTAGCGTTGATTATTTATCCTGCGAGACGATTAGTGATGTATTCGATGCAGTCGAAAAACAAATGGCCGACTATGGGGTGGTGCCTGTCGAGAACTCCACCGAAGGGGCTGTGACTTATACGCTTGATCGGATGACGGAAACATCGCTCAGAATCTGTGCGGAATTGTATCTGCCTGTCACGCAGAATCTATTGTCCAAAGTGCCGCGGGAGAGCATCAAGAAATTGTACAGCCATCCTCAGGTTTTGGGGCAATGCAGGCAATGGTTGCAACGCGAAATGGCGGGAGTGGACCTGATCCCTGTAGCGAGTACTGCACGTGGGGCTGAACTCGCTGCCAAGGAGGATGGGGCCGGGGCTTTGGCCAGTTCGCTGGCTGCGGAAATCTACGGGCTTAATATTCTCGAATCCGATGTTCAGGATATGAGCGGTAATACGACCCGTTTCCTGGTCATTGGTCACAGTCAGAATCAACCGACAGGCGATGATAAGACCTCCTTGTTATTTGCCGTTCAACACAAAGCGGGAGCTCTTTATGGGGCGCTGGAATCCTTTAAAAAGTTTGGGCTGAATCTGACCAAGATCGAGTCGCGCCCGAGCCGCAGCAAACGCTGGGAATATTTCTTTTTCGTGGATATTGAAGGCCACGCTGAGGATAAGCAGGTGAAAAAGGGAATGCAGGATCTGGCGAAACATTGCGCCTTATTGACGGTGCTGGGATCCTATCCCAAGGCGTAA
- the hisC gene encoding histidinol-phosphate transaminase, whose amino-acid sequence MTINELARPWVAGLGMYEPGRPIEEVAREMGFQDASEIIKLASNENALGPSPKAVAAMKKAARQMHLYPDGGAFYLRQALGKKLNVSPDQIITGSGSNELIEFLGHVFLDSSTSIVMADRAFVVYKLVADMFRARTIKVPMQNFTHDLDAMLAAITPDTRVVFVSNPNNPTGTMVDQAALDRFMERVPDHVLVAFDEAYIELLPPALQPDCIKYVRAGRKVIVLRTFSKTYGLAGLRIGYGVASEDCIKLLQRVRQPFNTTAMAQVAAIAALDDDEFVERTRAMTQEGVTYLQAMFSKMKLEYVPTFANFIMVKVGPGRKIFDAMQRAGVIVRPMDPYGLPEYIRITIGTRAENKRCISVLKKVLKEA is encoded by the coding sequence ATGACGATTAATGAATTGGCGAGACCCTGGGTGGCGGGGCTTGGGATGTATGAGCCGGGCCGACCTATCGAGGAAGTGGCTCGTGAAATGGGATTTCAGGATGCCAGCGAAATCATCAAACTGGCCTCGAATGAAAATGCTTTGGGGCCGTCGCCCAAAGCCGTGGCGGCTATGAAAAAAGCCGCGCGTCAAATGCATCTCTATCCTGATGGCGGTGCCTTCTATCTTCGGCAGGCACTGGGGAAAAAACTAAATGTGTCCCCCGACCAGATCATTACCGGCTCCGGCAGTAACGAACTGATCGAATTCCTCGGGCATGTGTTTTTGGATTCCTCAACGTCCATTGTAATGGCCGATCGCGCGTTTGTGGTCTACAAACTGGTGGCCGATATGTTCCGGGCCCGCACCATCAAGGTGCCCATGCAGAATTTTACCCACGATCTGGATGCCATGCTGGCCGCGATTACACCGGATACGCGGGTGGTTTTTGTGTCTAATCCCAACAACCCGACGGGCACAATGGTGGATCAGGCTGCTCTGGACCGTTTTATGGAGCGTGTTCCTGATCATGTGCTGGTGGCGTTTGATGAAGCGTATATCGAATTGCTGCCCCCGGCGCTCCAGCCTGATTGTATTAAATACGTTCGGGCCGGACGCAAAGTGATTGTGCTCCGAACATTCTCGAAGACCTATGGGCTGGCGGGCTTACGTATTGGCTATGGGGTGGCATCGGAGGATTGCATCAAGCTCCTGCAGCGTGTGCGCCAACCCTTCAATACCACGGCCATGGCCCAGGTGGCGGCCATTGCGGCCCTGGACGACGATGAGTTTGTAGAACGGACCCGGGCGATGACACAGGAAGGGGTTACCTATTTACAGGCGATGTTCAGCAAAATGAAGCTTGAATATGTGCCCACCTTCGCCAATTTCATTATGGTCAAGGTTGGTCCCGGCCGAAAGATCTTTGATGCCATGCAACGGGCGGGCGTGATTGTGCGCCCCATGGATCCCTATGGGCTTCCCGAGTATATCCGGATTACCATTGGAACCCGTGCCGAAAACAAGCGGTGCATTTCTGTGCTTAAGAAAGTCCTCAAGGAAGCATGA
- a CDS encoding prephenate dehydrogenase/arogenate dehydrogenase family protein, with protein sequence MKKVAIIGLGLMGGSLGLALKRRGLATVSASARREETRRRALFMGAADEVFETPQAAIRGADVVVFCTPVCSIPELSKTCLAAFEPGCVVTDVGSTKSDLAREMPRLFKGTNLVFVGSHPMAGSEKTGLEVANAELYESAVTALTPEAGTPESAVGIIEALWQGVGSKVVRLAPDAHDELVARSSHLPHLIAALLVATAGRNHPVDLSKFCGPGFQSTTRVAAGSPEMWHDIVKTNRTAILTELHAYQDQLGQLISAIDKQDYCEVKSFLERARTLRRELLG encoded by the coding sequence ATGAAAAAAGTAGCCATAATTGGACTGGGTTTGATGGGGGGCTCGTTAGGGCTGGCCTTGAAGCGTAGGGGACTGGCAACAGTCAGCGCATCGGCCCGGCGCGAGGAGACCCGCCGACGGGCGTTGTTCATGGGTGCTGCAGATGAGGTTTTTGAAACTCCCCAGGCGGCAATACGCGGGGCTGATGTGGTGGTATTCTGCACGCCGGTGTGCAGCATTCCTGAACTTTCCAAAACCTGTCTAGCGGCGTTTGAGCCCGGTTGTGTGGTAACCGACGTGGGGAGTACAAAATCGGATCTTGCGCGAGAGATGCCTCGTCTTTTCAAAGGCACGAACCTGGTTTTTGTAGGAAGTCACCCCATGGCGGGCTCTGAGAAAACTGGTTTGGAAGTAGCGAATGCCGAACTCTATGAAAGTGCCGTGACAGCCCTTACGCCGGAAGCGGGAACGCCGGAATCTGCCGTTGGTATCATTGAGGCGCTCTGGCAGGGAGTGGGGTCCAAGGTCGTGCGTCTGGCACCCGATGCACATGATGAACTGGTTGCGCGAAGCAGTCATTTGCCGCATCTCATTGCCGCCTTGCTGGTGGCGACTGCCGGTCGTAATCACCCAGTTGACCTCTCGAAATTTTGCGGCCCGGGTTTTCAGTCCACCACTCGCGTCGCGGCGGGATCCCCGGAAATGTGGCACGACATCGTGAAAACCAACCGGACGGCTATTCTCACCGAATTACATGCCTATCAAGATCAACTTGGCCAGTTGATCTCTGCCATCGATAAGCAAGACTACTGCGAAGTTAAGTCCTTTCTGGAACGCGCCCGAACCCTCCGTCGGGAATTGTTGGGATAA
- a CDS encoding glycosyltransferase family 4 protein: MNILFLAPHPFYQERGTPIAVNLLLQALSNQGHKVDVLTYHEGSDVTYHGVTLHRIRRPIFAKNVPPGPSLKKILCDLVMLPTALKMAKNTRYDLVHAVEESVYMAMLIKCRYGIPYLYDMDSSLARQIAEKFSFLKFLLPMMAKTEGAAIKGALGVVPVCDALADIARADGGRKIFLLRDISLLQPASAEDREVVRKLIPEHNRPRLMYLGNLETYQGADLMLESFARFIKNGGTADLIIAGGKEADITRFQEKAIVLGINTQTQFLGHQPVSRMAALFEASDILVSPRIKGNNTPMKIYSYLASGKAILATNLPTHTQVLTPEVAILTPATVEAFAEGMAKLVNDKPLREQIGSTASTLAQQSYSQESFLKTAQELYTWVKTEISSHEEI; encoded by the coding sequence ATGAATATCCTTTTTCTGGCCCCCCACCCTTTCTACCAAGAGCGCGGCACCCCCATTGCCGTCAACTTGCTGCTTCAGGCCCTTTCCAATCAGGGCCACAAGGTTGACGTCCTGACCTATCACGAAGGGTCGGATGTAACCTATCACGGCGTAACCCTTCATCGAATCCGCCGCCCCATCTTTGCAAAAAATGTTCCGCCCGGACCCTCACTGAAGAAGATTTTGTGCGACCTGGTAATGCTCCCGACAGCCCTTAAAATGGCAAAGAACACTCGCTATGATCTTGTCCACGCCGTGGAGGAATCCGTCTACATGGCCATGCTCATTAAATGCCGTTATGGCATTCCGTACCTGTATGATATGGATTCTTCTCTTGCCCGACAAATTGCCGAAAAGTTCAGCTTTTTGAAATTTCTGCTACCCATGATGGCCAAAACTGAAGGGGCCGCCATCAAAGGGGCTCTCGGGGTCGTGCCCGTCTGCGATGCTCTTGCAGATATAGCCCGTGCCGACGGGGGACGTAAAATTTTTCTTCTGCGAGACATCTCGCTATTGCAACCTGCCTCCGCCGAAGACCGCGAAGTCGTTCGGAAATTGATTCCAGAGCATAACCGCCCTCGCCTCATGTATCTGGGCAACCTTGAGACCTACCAGGGAGCCGATCTAATGTTGGAAAGCTTCGCCCGCTTCATCAAAAACGGTGGGACTGCCGACCTCATCATCGCAGGGGGTAAAGAAGCCGACATCACACGATTTCAGGAAAAGGCCATCGTATTGGGAATTAACACCCAAACGCAATTCCTTGGCCACCAGCCTGTCAGCCGGATGGCCGCTCTTTTCGAAGCGTCGGATATCCTGGTATCGCCACGTATCAAGGGCAACAACACCCCGATGAAGATTTACTCCTATCTTGCCTCCGGGAAAGCCATCCTCGCCACCAACCTGCCAACCCACACCCAAGTGCTCACGCCGGAAGTGGCCATCCTCACCCCTGCCACGGTCGAAGCCTTTGCCGAAGGTATGGCGAAACTAGTAAACGACAAACCCCTGCGCGAACAGATCGGCTCGACGGCCAGTACCCTCGCACAGCAATCCTATTCACAGGAATCCTTCCTCAAGACGGCACAAGAATTGTATACTTGGGTCAAAACCGAAATTTCCAGCCATGAAGAGATCTAA
- a CDS encoding AtpZ/AtpI family protein — translation MMRKVFTGPGERNELGRALMLGMNFAVGMAVFSFLGYYIDQQRGEGAILFTVGGILLGLAYGAYEVWIVIRMLNEQARKATTPRSKDPGEGDFS, via the coding sequence ATGATGCGAAAAGTTTTTACCGGGCCAGGAGAGCGCAATGAGTTAGGCCGGGCCTTGATGCTGGGAATGAATTTTGCAGTCGGGATGGCGGTTTTTTCTTTTCTTGGCTATTACATTGATCAGCAACGAGGCGAAGGGGCCATTCTTTTTACCGTGGGTGGGATTTTGCTGGGATTGGCCTATGGGGCTTACGAGGTTTGGATTGTGATCCGGATGCTGAATGAACAGGCCCGCAAGGCGACAACGCCTAGATCCAAAGATCCTGGGGAAGGTGATTTTTCGTGA
- the atpB gene encoding F0F1 ATP synthase subunit A produces MQTNTIDAVNLVQAKSEAVQAYMMHHVMNSSTWAWLPHLHTTLPAGLTVHSVMMVSVALLLIVVLGLLGRRKQAVPTGLLNAVEFFAKYIRDEMVIPFLGEKDGQKMTPMFCSLFFFILIMNLVGLVPCLYTATSNLGVTAALALVTLGFMIFGAIYRNGFVAFCKGFVPPGIPGPMLIMIVPIEFVSMFIRAMALAIRLFANMLAGHLVIYSLLGMIVMFGAYAAPALLGALGIYLLEVFVSFLQAYIFTLLSAIFIGERYHPAH; encoded by the coding sequence ATGCAAACTAATACAATTGATGCGGTGAATTTGGTGCAGGCGAAAAGTGAGGCGGTCCAAGCCTACATGATGCATCATGTCATGAACTCCTCCACTTGGGCCTGGTTGCCCCACCTGCATACGACCCTTCCTGCTGGACTTACGGTACATTCCGTCATGATGGTTTCCGTGGCGTTGCTGCTGATCGTGGTGTTGGGGCTTCTGGGTCGCAGAAAGCAGGCGGTGCCAACCGGTTTGCTGAATGCGGTTGAGTTTTTCGCCAAGTATATCCGTGATGAAATGGTTATTCCGTTTTTGGGCGAAAAAGATGGCCAGAAAATGACCCCGATGTTCTGTTCGCTTTTCTTTTTCATATTGATCATGAATCTGGTGGGTCTGGTCCCTTGTTTGTATACGGCCACGTCGAACCTCGGGGTCACCGCTGCGTTGGCCCTGGTCACGCTGGGTTTCATGATTTTTGGGGCCATTTACCGGAACGGATTTGTCGCTTTTTGTAAGGGCTTTGTTCCACCCGGAATTCCCGGTCCAATGCTGATTATGATTGTACCAATCGAATTTGTGAGTATGTTTATTCGCGCCATGGCATTGGCCATTCGTTTGTTTGCCAACATGTTGGCCGGGCATTTGGTCATTTATTCCCTGCTGGGAATGATTGTGATGTTTGGCGCCTATGCCGCGCCGGCGTTGCTGGGGGCTTTGGGAATTTATCTTCTTGAAGTGTTTGTGTCTTTTTTGCAGGCATATATTTTTACATTACTTTCCGCGATTTTTATAGGGGAACGGTATCATCCGGCTCATTAA
- the atpE gene encoding ATP synthase F0 subunit C, with protein sequence MLTGSVAGIGAGLVAIGAGLGIGLVGAAAVGAIARQPEMTAKIQVTMLIVAALVEGTALFCAVICLLGK encoded by the coding sequence ATGTTAACTGGGTCAGTAGCAGGAATTGGTGCGGGGTTGGTTGCCATTGGTGCAGGTCTGGGAATCGGGTTGGTGGGAGCCGCAGCGGTCGGTGCCATTGCACGGCAGCCGGAAATGACGGCCAAAATTCAAGTGACGATGTTGATCGTTGCGGCTTTGGTTGAAGGTACGGCTTTGTTTTGTGCCGTTATCTGTTTGCTTGGAAAGTAA
- the atpF gene encoding F0F1 ATP synthase subunit B, with amino-acid sequence MEDAVQTQAVTETPAADSHGASPNVMDVSGSMMVLTWITFALLTVVLYKVAWKPILKVLDMREKSIRDALAQAEAARLGAEETVAKNREMIQAAERESQRLVAEARVAAQESARIVLDQAEQKTKALVEEAGRDIAAATEQARIVLRRETTELAISLAGKILATNMDTERNRTLAHDMTKGIQHL; translated from the coding sequence ATGGAAGACGCCGTTCAAACTCAGGCTGTGACGGAAACACCGGCAGCTGATAGCCATGGAGCCTCCCCGAACGTCATGGACGTGTCGGGGTCCATGATGGTACTGACGTGGATCACCTTCGCTTTGTTGACGGTGGTGCTCTATAAGGTTGCCTGGAAGCCGATTCTAAAAGTGCTGGATATGCGGGAGAAATCCATCCGCGATGCGCTGGCGCAAGCCGAGGCTGCGCGCCTTGGGGCGGAAGAGACCGTGGCGAAGAATCGCGAAATGATCCAGGCCGCCGAGCGGGAGTCCCAGCGGTTGGTCGCAGAGGCGCGCGTGGCGGCTCAGGAGTCGGCCCGAATCGTTCTGGATCAGGCGGAGCAGAAGACGAAAGCGCTTGTTGAAGAGGCGGGGCGTGATATTGCGGCGGCCACCGAGCAGGCGCGCATTGTCCTGCGGCGGGAAACAACCGAACTTGCCATTTCACTGGCGGGTAAAATTCTCGCGACGAATATGGATACCGAGCGGAATCGGACATTGGCACACGATATGACCAAGGGAATTCAGCACCTATGA